The Pyrus communis chromosome 12, drPyrComm1.1, whole genome shotgun sequence genomic sequence AGAACTGTGAACTGGTTAATTATCTGGTAGTAGTTGACcgcttttccttattttttatttttctcagtttttttttttcaagtataaaAGATGGACAGCCAAATCCACTCCGCAGAATGAATGCCAATAGATCCTCTAAGAGAAGCAGAGAACCTATGAAAGCATTTGTAGCAGAGCTATTGTTTGAAAATCTAAAATGGACATAAAATCAGCAAAAGATAAAAACACACATTCAGGATGAGGGTAAGACAGTTTACACTCACATGCCAAACAGCGCTGACGGTCTGTGTAGCCAGCAACTGGAAGAAACCAGCCTTCTTGCTGGGTTTAACAAGCCTTTCATACACATCTACAGAAGAATAATATATTAGATAATTGAACAGTGAATAGTCATCTTTTGTTTCATGTGCATAATATACTAATAATTTTGGGATATTATAAGAAAGTACGTGCTTTCCTGATCAGAGCTAAAAGGAGAAAAATTTCAGCCATTAAATGCAACAGGCACAAAACTGAAGAAACTAGTGACCAGATACCAAACTTCAAATATTGATACCAGGACCAATTACTCATATAGTTCTTTGCATATAGAGATCTTAAAAATGAATACAACTCGGTCCTAACTAGGATTCATTGTTTGGATATGCAAAAGTATTTTCCTGggaaaatatttaaacaaaacaaaaatatggatTGCACGTTACTGACAAAAGAAAACTTAGGAAGGAAGAGAGATGCTCACAATGACGAAGCCAGGTGCTGACTTGTATGTTCCAAACAAGTGGTAACTGAACTGCACTCTTTGCAAACTCAACACCTATAATATCAACATTTTTTGCATTATCCCACTGAGGTTTTGGTGGTGAGGACTCTGTCCAGCCACTGAAACCGAGACCAGAAAGAATGATAGAAGCCTCTGATATTGACCAAATGAAATAATATTTCCACCTCGCTGTGAATCCGGACATATACTGGTAGCTTAGTCGTTTCCAAAAACCCCATTCTTGGTATATGGGCTCAGTAAATCTTGACAAAGGAAATTGGGGTACCAAATATACATACAAGGCCATACAGAATGCAGCTTGGAGAAGAGCTCGAATTGTTGCTCCATAGGGTGATGGAGATGGTCCGTTCTCTGAGCAGCTCCATATCTGAAAATGATAATTAATAAAAGCCAACTTATGAGATGGGTCAACcttaagaaaacaaaactaaGAAGAAAGGAAGACACTTGGTACATAATAAGCATACCCCTTTTCCTTCGGTGCAGTCAAGATAATCCTTCATTTCATAAACTGGACCAGCAAAGTGACTACCACAGCAGAGGCAGTAGCCAAGGTACTCGATCAAAGAGGGTAACTTAATCAACCGGTTTTTCTTCTGAGACTCACGCAAACCTTCCTCTTTCAATACCCCATCATTGTAATTGATTGCAGATGAGATgactttcagtgttaaaaccaTTAAGGCCCCTAAGTATGAGAATGAAATTCAAGCTTAACTGACGCGCATAACAAATAATAGTGCATGAATTTTAGTCATGTTCCAATATATACATTTTTAGTCATGTTAAGAATTCAATAGAAGAGTCCATAAATtctagtaaaaaataaaaagaaacggAAGTCATCAAGGACCAAAAACAGAACTTGCCATTTTCTTACAGGAGAACGAGACTCATTGCAACCTACAAAACAGCAGATAATAAAGGAGGAAACGCAAGCCGACTAGAAAGGCTGACATAGTGCTTACCAGTTGCATCGATTCCTCCTTCCTTCCATGCGTCCCCACTCATGTAAAATACATGGCTACACATACAGACAAATGTATATGAATGATCAAGAATTCAGAAACAAAACTTTTATAAATCTCTAGATAgataaacattaaaaattatCGCATATAGATGTTGTTATCACTTCAAGACCGTCAAACATTAACGAAACAATGTTACGTCAATGAAGAACACAAAGATCGGTATACCATTCACATACTGTTAAATATGCAATCATAGTTTCTCCCCAACATCACAAGTGATTGAAACGTAAAAAAAGAGCAccacaattgataaaaagagttAAAAGACATAATTTTGGGACCAGTCAGATCTGTAAAACTTAGAACGTAAAGAACCAGAATTTTCAAGAAATTAACAGgctataaggaaaaaaaaaacacgaattaatttaaattcattatGCATTGTCAAATTCGACCATCCatatttaaaacaaaaagaaaattaataacacTACAGAtcataacataaacataccaataAACCAACACGAACTCTCCAGTCAATCACAAGCTTtagaaaactaattaattttttttttttataaactacGAAACTtacaaaaccaccaattcaaaataACACTACCCATCAACTTTTTCTCACAAAATTCGATCATCAATCAAAATGTTCAGAAATTACTCATTGGGTCAAatattagtttttgtgtttCGTAAATGTACCAGCCGATGAGGTAGCCGAAGCCCAGGATAAAGGTAATGATTCCGCAATGGTTTCGGGCGAAGACCATGGAAGCATAGCCGAGTAGCATT encodes the following:
- the LOC137710580 gene encoding lysophospholipid acyltransferase 1-like, which encodes MGLEMESMAAAIGVSVPVLRFLLCFVATIPVSFIWRLVPSPPAKHLYAFASGALLSYLSFGFSSNLHFLVPMLLGYASMVFARNHCGIITFILGFGYLIGCHVFYMSGDAWKEGGIDATGALMVLTLKVISSAINYNDGVLKEEGLRESQKKNRLIKLPSLIEYLGYCLCCGSHFAGPVYEMKDYLDCTEGKGIWSCSENGPSPSPYGATIRALLQAAFCMALYVYLVPQFPLSRFTEPIYQEWGFWKRLSYQYMSGFTARWKYYFIWSISEASIILSGLGFSGWTESSPPKPQWDNAKNVDIIGVEFAKSAVQLPLVWNIQVSTWLRHYVYERLVKPSKKAGFFQLLATQTVSAVWHGLYPGYIIFFVQSALMIAGSRVIYRWQQAVPPTMDVVKKILVFINFTYTILVLNYSCVGFIVLSLHETLASYGSVNFIGTIVPIALILLSYVIKPPRPAKSKARKEE